A genomic segment from Petrotoga sp. 9PW.55.5.1 encodes:
- a CDS encoding Xaa-Pro peptidase family protein, protein MRKDRIESLIDLMQKNHIYQAIITSTSSIYYFLQEWIEPGERLIALFINISGKVKLITNEINRIQNLHEDYLLKYSDSENPIKILTSFIKSDEKVGIDEKWNAGFLLDLIKEINTTNLENISPLISNLRMIKDSEEIRLMKASSLINDNAMEKVIEIVSEMLPEKYLAKAIKNIFEKEGADEVSFNPIIGYGKNSSDPHHLPDNSKVKDGDPVLIDIGCIKNYYCSDMTRTVFFGKPTEKMKDIYQIVLDANLQAIEHVKPGVMASEVDSIARNFIKNKGYGDFFKHRLGHGVGLEIHEPPYISFNSKTTLKPGMIFSIEPGIYIPKIGGVRIEDLVLVTENGFEVLNKYPKDFIVI, encoded by the coding sequence ATGCGAAAAGATAGGATAGAAAGTTTGATTGATTTAATGCAAAAGAATCATATTTATCAGGCTATTATTACTTCCACCTCTTCAATTTATTATTTTTTGCAAGAATGGATTGAGCCTGGAGAAAGACTAATTGCTTTATTTATAAATATTTCAGGCAAGGTAAAATTAATAACTAATGAAATAAATAGGATTCAAAATTTGCATGAAGATTATCTTTTGAAATATTCAGACTCTGAAAACCCCATAAAAATCTTAACTTCATTTATCAAGAGTGATGAAAAAGTAGGAATAGATGAAAAATGGAATGCAGGTTTTCTGTTAGACTTAATAAAAGAAATAAATACAACAAATCTGGAAAATATTTCTCCTTTAATAAGCAATTTACGAATGATAAAAGATTCTGAAGAAATTAGATTAATGAAAGCTTCTTCTCTAATAAACGATAATGCAATGGAAAAGGTTATAGAAATAGTTTCAGAGATGCTACCTGAAAAATATTTGGCAAAAGCTATTAAAAATATTTTCGAAAAAGAAGGGGCCGATGAAGTTTCATTCAATCCTATAATTGGATATGGAAAAAACTCTTCTGATCCTCATCATTTACCTGACAATTCAAAAGTTAAAGATGGTGATCCTGTCTTAATAGATATAGGATGTATTAAGAATTATTATTGTTCTGATATGACAAGAACCGTATTTTTTGGAAAACCCACTGAAAAAATGAAAGATATATACCAAATAGTTTTGGACGCTAATTTACAGGCAATAGAACATGTTAAACCTGGTGTTATGGCTTCTGAAGTTGATTCAATTGCCAGAAATTTTATTAAGAATAAAGGATATGGAGATTTTTTTAAACATAGATTAGGGCACGGCGTAGGATTAGAAATTCATGAACCTCCATACATATCGTTCAATTCAAAAACAACTTTGAAACCGGGAATGATTTTCTCAATCGAACCAGGAATTTATATCCCCAAAATTGGAGGAGTAAGAATAGAAGATTTGGTCTTAGTAACAGAAAATGGTTTTGAAGTCTTGAACAAATATCCAAAAGATTTTATAGTTATATGA
- a CDS encoding TetR/AcrR family transcriptional regulator: protein MVNSRYDKKTKEEKKNLIMNIAEKIFVEKGYQNATMTEIAKKVNIAKGTLYLYFSSKKDLYFTSVERALTTLKNLIIDNFKNCKNGFEKVVTMGKTYVFFSTEYPNYYKLILNYETLEFNFDDKDQHVKKTYERSQEIFELLVSCVKEGIKDGSIDKEFDPSKISMILWGEITGLVQQVNLRGKLYKKWTGLTPIQIYEYYIEVTKKMLIAN, encoded by the coding sequence ATGGTTAATAGTCGATATGATAAAAAAACAAAAGAAGAAAAGAAGAATTTAATAATGAATATAGCAGAAAAAATATTTGTAGAGAAAGGCTATCAAAACGCAACGATGACTGAAATAGCAAAAAAAGTTAATATTGCCAAAGGTACTCTTTATTTGTATTTTTCTAGCAAAAAAGATCTCTACTTTACTTCAGTGGAAAGGGCTTTAACTACTTTAAAAAATTTGATTATTGATAATTTCAAAAACTGCAAAAATGGCTTTGAAAAGGTTGTCACTATGGGAAAAACTTATGTTTTTTTTAGTACAGAATATCCAAATTATTATAAATTAATTCTAAATTATGAAACCTTAGAATTTAATTTTGATGACAAAGATCAACACGTGAAAAAAACATATGAGAGAAGCCAGGAAATATTTGAACTGTTAGTTTCTTGTGTAAAAGAAGGTATCAAAGATGGTTCTATAGATAAAGAATTTGATCCTTCAAAAATATCGATGATACTTTGGGGCGAAATAACCGGACTAGTTCAACAAGTAAATCTTAGAGGAAAGTTGTATAAAAAATGGACTGGATTAACTCCCATTCAAATATATGAGTATTATATTGAAGTAACAAAAAAAATGCTAATTGCAAACTAA
- the fabF gene encoding beta-ketoacyl-ACP synthase II encodes MKKVVITGIGTVNSIAKNCEEFVKGLKDMKIGIDKITQFDTTDHKVKIAAEIKDFDPQKYLDKKTAKRYDRFLQLAIAASDEAIKDSGLENDGEWKENAAVIIGSGIGGFKTLYHEFHVMEKKGPKFVSPFLIPMMIADMASGVVSIKHQLKGPNFTTVSACASAVHSIISSVMLIKSGEVDVAITGGSEAVIDPMPIAAFANMTALSQRNDEPQKASRPFDKERDGFVMGEGAGVLVLESEEHAKARGAKIYGYIAGYGMTGDAYHISQTDPEGTGAARAIKNALDMAKIDPSEVDLINCHATSTPVGDKSEVRAIRNVFGKNATNPIMQSTKTLIGHSLGAAGAVELIASILESQNEFAHGMPNLDNPDEEMKDLNIPKETKNQRIDVVLKNSFGFGGHNASLIFVRD; translated from the coding sequence ATGAAAAAAGTTGTTATAACTGGTATAGGAACAGTCAACTCAATAGCAAAAAATTGTGAAGAGTTTGTAAAAGGTTTAAAAGATATGAAAATTGGTATAGACAAAATAACACAGTTTGACACTACTGATCACAAGGTTAAAATCGCAGCTGAAATAAAAGATTTTGATCCACAAAAATACTTAGATAAAAAAACAGCAAAAAGGTACGATAGATTCTTACAATTAGCTATTGCCGCTTCCGATGAAGCGATAAAAGATTCGGGATTAGAAAACGACGGGGAATGGAAAGAAAATGCAGCCGTTATTATAGGTTCGGGAATAGGTGGTTTTAAAACGTTATATCATGAATTCCATGTTATGGAGAAGAAAGGCCCAAAATTTGTAAGCCCTTTTTTGATACCTATGATGATCGCTGATATGGCTAGCGGTGTTGTTTCAATAAAACATCAATTGAAAGGTCCTAACTTCACAACTGTTAGTGCTTGTGCCTCCGCAGTTCATTCGATTATTAGTTCAGTTATGTTGATAAAATCTGGAGAAGTTGATGTAGCAATAACTGGAGGCTCTGAAGCTGTTATAGATCCTATGCCAATCGCTGCTTTTGCAAATATGACCGCATTGTCACAAAGAAATGATGAGCCCCAAAAAGCATCAAGACCTTTTGATAAAGAAAGAGATGGTTTTGTGATGGGTGAAGGTGCTGGAGTATTAGTTCTAGAATCTGAAGAACACGCCAAAGCCAGAGGAGCTAAAATCTATGGTTATATAGCTGGTTATGGTATGACAGGAGATGCCTACCATATAAGCCAAACTGATCCAGAAGGCACAGGAGCAGCAAGAGCGATTAAAAATGCTTTAGATATGGCAAAGATAGATCCCTCAGAGGTAGATTTAATAAATTGCCATGCGACAAGCACTCCTGTTGGAGATAAATCTGAGGTTCGAGCTATTAGAAACGTTTTTGGGAAAAACGCAACTAATCCTATAATGCAATCAACCAAAACATTGATTGGTCATTCGCTTGGAGCTGCTGGTGCAGTCGAATTAATAGCCTCTATATTAGAAAGCCAGAATGAGTTTGCGCATGGTATGCCTAACCTTGATAACCCAGATGAGGAAATGAAAGATCTAAATATTCCAAAAGAAACTAAGAATCAACGAATTGATGTTGTTTTAAAAAATTCTTTTGGTTTTGGTGGTCATAACGCTTCATTGATTTTTGTGAGAGATTAA
- a CDS encoding DegV family protein, whose product MPKIGIVTDNTCDIDPKKLEEMGIGYVSLYVNWKGGFVRAVDIDIDEFYEELKTVDYIPATSQPTPQDFEDVYKKMLKDYDELISVHISEKLSGTYNSARIAAKNIDEKRIHIVESYEATWGLGHLVFALKNLIDSGHYNIEELNEYVEHFHEKVNVYFTVGSLNYLAKGGRIGKATAFLGSMLNIKPLLNLEKGEILPVKRIRGYNKIIKELTTLAMEEKGKGELKYITVEHTGSLKLGGDLMDEVVKLGVPREKIIFEPMDIIIGMHLGPDSGGIITTWE is encoded by the coding sequence ATGCCAAAAATAGGTATAGTTACTGATAATACTTGTGATATCGATCCAAAAAAATTAGAAGAAATGGGGATAGGATACGTATCCCTATATGTCAATTGGAAAGGTGGTTTTGTTAGAGCAGTAGATATAGATATCGATGAATTTTATGAGGAATTAAAAACAGTAGATTATATACCTGCTACATCTCAACCTACTCCTCAAGATTTTGAAGATGTTTATAAAAAGATGCTTAAAGATTATGATGAACTTATATCTGTCCATATTTCAGAGAAACTGAGTGGAACCTATAATTCCGCAAGGATTGCCGCAAAAAATATTGACGAAAAAAGAATTCACATAGTTGAAAGTTATGAAGCAACCTGGGGATTGGGACACTTGGTATTCGCCCTAAAAAATCTTATAGATTCTGGACATTACAATATTGAAGAATTAAATGAATATGTTGAGCATTTTCATGAAAAAGTAAATGTATATTTCACAGTTGGTAGTTTAAACTATCTCGCAAAAGGCGGAAGAATTGGGAAAGCAACTGCTTTCTTAGGGAGTATGTTAAATATAAAGCCTCTTTTAAACTTAGAAAAGGGTGAAATTTTACCTGTTAAAAGGATTAGAGGTTACAATAAAATAATTAAAGAATTAACTACATTAGCAATGGAAGAAAAGGGTAAAGGCGAATTGAAATATATTACAGTAGAGCATACAGGAAGTCTAAAATTGGGTGGAGATTTAATGGACGAAGTAGTTAAACTTGGAGTTCCACGTGAAAAAATAATTTTTGAACCTATGGATATCATAATAGGTATGCACTTAGGACCTGATTCCGGAGGGATTATAACAACCTGGGAGTGA
- the fabZ gene encoding 3-hydroxyacyl-ACP dehydratase FabZ codes for MNIDEIMKILPHRYPFLLVDGVIDISDERIKAFKNVSINEPFFQGHFPNYPIMPGVLIIEGMAQTAGLLLMKDMEGDLIPLFTGIDKARFKREVRPGNKLVYDLKVLQKKANMFKLQGIATVEDKVCVQAEIMVGIKQD; via the coding sequence ATGAATATAGATGAAATTATGAAGATATTACCTCATCGTTATCCTTTTTTATTAGTGGATGGAGTAATAGATATTTCTGATGAGAGAATTAAAGCTTTTAAAAATGTAAGTATCAATGAGCCTTTCTTTCAAGGACATTTCCCTAATTACCCAATAATGCCAGGCGTGTTAATTATTGAAGGCATGGCTCAAACTGCGGGCTTGTTACTTATGAAAGATATGGAAGGGGATTTAATTCCCCTTTTTACTGGAATTGACAAGGCAAGATTTAAAAGAGAAGTAAGACCAGGGAACAAGTTAGTTTATGATTTGAAAGTTTTACAAAAAAAAGCAAATATGTTCAAATTACAGGGAATTGCCACAGTTGAAGACAAAGTATGTGTTCAGGCTGAGATAATGGTTGGAATAAAACAAGATTAA